One genomic segment of Synergistaceae bacterium includes these proteins:
- a CDS encoding PIN domain-containing protein, with protein sequence MTGYDFFDTTIFLHAKFDDGSKKHDIARNLIQDGIYQDSIAASIQVIDEFSVNALKNGVSPADVGAAVETMTRSFHVLPLTRETVYESLRLMNRYKLSFWNSMIVSAACRAQCRVLYTEDIPDGLVIDRALTVRNPFIKNPYQ encoded by the coding sequence ATGACCGGGTATGATTTTTTCGACACGACTATTTTCCTGCACGCGAAATTCGACGACGGTTCGAAGAAACACGACATCGCGAGAAATTTAATACAGGATGGAATATATCAGGATTCGATAGCCGCCAGCATTCAGGTCATCGACGAGTTTTCCGTCAACGCTCTGAAAAACGGAGTGAGTCCGGCTGACGTGGGCGCCGCCGTCGAAACAATGACGCGGTCGTTCCATGTTTTGCCGCTGACCAGGGAAACCGTTTATGAAAGTCTTCGTCTGATGAATCGATATAAACTTTCGTTTTGGAACAGTATGATCGTTTCAGCCGCCTGTCGGGCCCAGTGCCGCGTGTTGTATACCGAAGACATACCAGATGGTCTGGTCATCGACAGAGCTTTGACGGTGAGAAATCCGTTTATAAAAAACCCTTACCAGTGA